A stretch of the Hippocampus zosterae strain Florida chromosome 18, ASM2543408v3, whole genome shotgun sequence genome encodes the following:
- the LOC127591632 gene encoding TATA box-binding protein-associated factor, RNA polymerase I, subunit C-like, protein MDYHFPPQLFPSFYNSGPPGGSQKPCAEIWGSYDLVQPQGGSGPPSKWTFTSRHQVKGEIWRHREPAPIPLLKPNNSLIWSSTLPNPLDFTEHMQNFYIDHCQDAFGCISEVLGDNFYFKHGRKQRQHKDAVHTWKIKRFLDLLNFPLCHRSDCSTSLQAYGALLSDVVQNVPPELLGSLLYEELTEQRDRQLFYEGATGGALNFIPFCQIGDSQHGCLLYPGNRGMDRLNFHRVAWELQPDKCFSLNSSKSKPFGFQLKGPIRQISSASLFNICCVAVRSDRLCGLWRFGDREEPRLLQVVNTKEVATCVTVSPHVLGEVLVASESGIVNLWTVGKGIQKVWEDDSNLYFNAKSSWRWCEFSAHPRVMLYADRTGAELCDIRTSPASNRTLFSISSTAACRAGERLLLSKYLAEVHAFHHLVTTQYSAYILDERFPRLPVLKMDHMMHSPPMFCHVLPGVSSSGSGARSAKVFLASQSSQEVTQLQYSGGRTEACVSVGPPQSLLRPRDSLQHLPVQIPHRQDTAANRLSSSSAGLTCIQRSARDGSYDCVCVLQLTQAGDIFYQILEHERPDGSSPPATEDEAPPETNSRKPPPATLESTPETARESSAPRLAPSQLTVPDTSGDEDVIPPTQGGVLHGFVAETPERKLHGDFGNSDTGSEDSETRWRGRNLKGFNLQLFVNDDQAPERRLSADGENGNAPSGVRDAHAHRPHRQTLVKLGEDALDTWKVWLQKLMRKSRKKKPCPRRPHQVTVNAGALFGLTGDKIKKVSQESQSMRRQLSLCMSERSPLVTSSASSDVVPFPEQVDAEAWPDDLSRRLTLAWRGEDKWRAWWQDRLGLNKEFKRNALRRRRRKEREARMRSAGRRLALSESFTSSITYQSELDDFSDFRGWSSGAASETERLETEGATESEAPRAKTPAAVLAEADSPAPIVLTPMKTVQLDSAPSGQRRSKRPAEDFLASLFGSQDDPAQHDYDFDAEGPLWGPVRHPSQSLPLSQSSLGRPCSQSSQPKKKKARMGF, encoded by the exons CTCTCATTTGGTCTTCAACTCTTCCTAATCCACTGGACTTCACAGAGCAT ATGCAGAACTTCTACATCGATCATTGCCAAGATGCCTTTGGATGCATAAGTGAAGTTCTGGGGGACAATTTCTATTTTAAGCATGGAAGGAAACAG CGTCAACACAAGGATGCAGTTCACACGTGGAAGATCAAACGGTTCCTTGACCTGCTGAATTTTCCACT ATGTCACCGCTCAGATTGCTCCACATCACTTCAGGCCTACGGTGCTTTGCTGTCAGATGTGGTGCAAAATGTCCCGCCGGAGCTCCTGGGCTCGCTGTTGTATGAGGAACTGACGGAGCAGAGAGACCGCCAGCTGTTCTATGAAGGAGCCACAGGGGGCGCACTCAACTTCATCCCCTTCTGCCAAATTGGAGACTCTCAACATGGCTGCCTCCTCTATCCCGGAAACCGGGGAATGGACCGGCTCA ACTTCCACAGGGTGGCGTGGGAGCTCCAGCCGGACAAATGTTTCTCCTTGAACTCCAGCAAAAGCAAACCGTTCGGCTTCCAACTGAAAGGCCCCATCCGGCAAATCAGCTCGGCGTCCTTGTTCAACATTT GTTGTGTCGCTGTGCGCTCGGATCGTTTGTGCGGCCTTTGGAGATTTGGCGACAGAGAAGAACCGCGTTTGCTGCAAGTTGTAAACACCAAAGAGGTTGCCACTTGTGTTACTGTCAG TCCTCACGTTTTAGGTGAAGTTTTGGTGGCAAGTGAAAGTGGAATCGTCAACCTGTGGACTGTTGGCAAAGG aatccaaaaggtttgggaggACGACAGCAATCTTTACTTTAATGCTAAGTCGTCATGGCGATGGTGTGAATTCTCCGCCCATCCTCGGGTGATGCTCTACGCCGACAGGACCGGCGCGGAACTCTGCGATATCAGG ACGAGTCCCGCCTCCAATCGCACGCTGTTTAGCATCAGCAGCACCGCGGCGTGCAGGGCTGGAGAGAGGCTTCTCCTCTCGAAATATCTGGCTGAGGTTCACGCCTTTCACCATCTCGTCACCACTCAG TACTCGGCCTACATTCTCGACGAGCGCTTCCCCCGCCTGCCGGTGCTGAAGATGGATCACATGATGCATTCCCCGCCCATGTTCTGTCACGTCCTTCCCGGCGTATCGTCATCCGGGAGCGGAGCTCGCAGCGCAAAGGTTTTCCTGGCTTCCCAGAGCTCTCAGGAAGTCACGCAGCTGCAGTACTCAG GTGGCCGAACGGAAGCGTGCGTCAGCGTGGGCCCGCCGCAGTCGCTACTCCGGCCTCGCGACAGCCTCCAGCACCTTCCCGTCCAGATCCCGCACCGCCAGGACACGGCGGCGAACAGGCTGTCCTCGTCGTCCGCGG gtCTAACGTGTATCCAAAGGAGCGCCAGAGACGGAAGCTACGATTGCGTCTGCGTGCTCCAGCTGACCCAGGCAGGCGATATTTTCTACCAGATCCTTGAACACGAGCGGCCGGACGGCTCCTCGCCCCCGGCGACGGAGGACGAAGCCCCCCCCGAAACAAACTCCCGGAAGCCTCCGCCCGCAACGCTGGAAAGTACCCCGGAAACGGCGAGAGAATCTTCAGCGCCTCGCCTCGCGCCTTCTCAGTTGACGGTTCCCGACACGTCCGGCGACGAGGACGTCATTCCGCCGACTCAAGGCGGAGTCCTTCACGGATTTGTGGCCGAGACACCGGAGAGAAAACTCCACGGGGATTTCGGGAACTCGGACACGGGTTCTGAGGATTCTGAGACACGATGGAGAGGACGaaacctgaaagggttcaacctGCAGTTGTTCGTCAATGATGATCAAGCGCCCGAGCGCCGATTGAGTGCGGATGGAGAAAATGGAAATGCGCCAAGCGGCGTTCGGGACGCGCACGCTCATCGACCTCACCGGCAGACTTTGGTCAAACTCGGCGAAGATGCTCTCGACACGTGGAAAGTCTGGCTCCAAAAACTAATGCGCAAGAGCCGCAAAAAGAAGCCGTGTCCGCGCCGCCCGCACCAAGTCACCGTCAACGCCGGCGCTCTCTTCGGTCTGACCGGcgacaaaattaaaaaagtgTCCCAAGAGAGCCAGAGTATGAGACGTCAACTGAGTCTGTGCATGTCCGAGCGCTCCCCTCTGGTGACAAGCTCCGCCTCTTCCGACGTGGTGCCGTTTCCCGAGCAGGTGGACGCGGAGGCGTGGCCCGACGATCTCAGTCGGCGTCTGACCCTGGCCTGGCGAGGCGAGGACAAGTGGAGAGCGTGGTGGCAAGACCGGCTGGGCCTGAACAAGGAATTCAAGAGGAACGCGCTGCGAAGACGCAGGAGGAAGGAAAGGGAGGCCAGGATGCGATCCGCCGGCCGACGGCTGGCGCTCTCCGAAAGCTTCACTTCGTCAATCACCTACCAGTCCGAGCTGGATGATTTCTCGGACTTTCGGGGCTGGTCCTCCGGGGCGGCCTCGGAAACGGAAAGGCTGGAGACGGAGGGCGCGACGGAGAGTGAGGCGCCGAGAGCAAAGACGCCCGCCGCCGTGCTGGCGGAAGCCGACTCGCCCGCGCCGATCGTCCTCACCCCGATGAAGACCGTCCAACTTGACTCGGCGCCATCCGGTCAGAGGAGAAGCAAACGCCCTGCGGAGGACTTCCTCGCCTCTCTCTTTGGATCACAG GACGATCCCGCTCAACACGACTACGACTTTGACGCGGAGGGGCCTTTATGGGGGCCAGTGCGCCACCCCTCCCAGTCTCTGCCCC